In Fulvia fulva chromosome 10, complete sequence, a single window of DNA contains:
- a CDS encoding Mannosyl-oligosaccharide 1,2-alpha-mannosidase, producing the protein MNANRDPFGLRRTSPAAQFLRSGISTVSEGAAQASQRAVAAATETFEKSRNAFAHTLPNDGPSRRSNMSTYSLPNGAVSHNVDAYHSSGRSRFHHSGDSTEETVSERVTNIFTGPSKDALPMYKDKPAHYRGPGGSRSRIPQWARRKRVAAPVLILLAILSWWFGILSPLSWFSAPENNLPRKERAEEAVKGKPGWFGSGKDVIDWPSRAERVKNVFKISYAGYEKYGWGYDEYHPVSHSGKFMTPNGLGWIIVDALDTMMIMNLTTELTHARQWVNSNLTYDQDHDVNTFETTIRMLGGLLSAHYLSTKFPGQYAPVNDGLSDDMYVEKATDLADRLLGAYETQSGVPLASVNLRTMQGIPSHADGGASSTAEATSLQLEMKYLAKLTGEAHYWEKAERVMKVVDDQQPTDGLVPIFIYADQGTFRGDNIRLGSRGDSYYEYLIKQHLQTSEPVYEAMWNESLAGVKKHLITYSHPNNFTVLAERPNGLTKDIDPKMDHLVCFLPGTIALATTGGQSIAEAKKQSNWSKQQEEDMNLARELTRTCMGMYQTETGLAPEIAHFHIHDPPLMYEDYKPFEKPQSPNYWTRCKNNLCTEVVKSTEKDFVFKAQDNHNLQRPETVESLFYMWRITGDETYRNWGWQMFQAFVKHTAVDDGEGFSSISDVRQIPVHFRDNMESFWLAETLKYFYLLFSDEAILPLTDVVFNTEAHPFPRFEMGKLFKTGWQRRKDGAASASQEAKPDNHGGEMKIQTILVTHTVEQEVATKIALGDNQTPAPAGGEVAGANALVNEAAAP; encoded by the exons ATGAACGCGAACAGAGATCCTTTTGGCCTACGACGAACTTCTCCGGCAGCACAATTTCTCCGCTCAGGCATTTCGACAGTCAGCGAGGGAGCCGCTCAAGCGAGCCAACGAGCCGTCGCAGCTGCCACCGAAACGTTCGAGAAGAGCCGGAACGCGTTTGCGCATACCTTGCCGAATGACGGTCCATCAAGGAGGAGCAACATGAGCACATACAGCCTGCCCAATGGGGCAGTGTCGCACAACGTCGATGCATACCACTCGTCTGGCCGTTCGCGATTCCACCACAGCGGCGATTCGACGGAGGAGACGGTCAGCGAAAGAGTCACGAACATATTCACCGGACCGAGTAAAGATGCGTTGCCGATGTATAAAGACAAGCCGGCGCACTACCGGGGTCCAGGTGGCAGCAGGTCACGAATACCCCAATGGGCAAGGAGAAAGAGAGTGGCTGCGCCAGTGCTCATACTTCTTGCTATTCTGAGCTGGTGGTTCGGCATACTTAGTCCGTTGTCGTGGTTCTCAGCTCCAGAGAACAATCTGCCAAGAAAAGAGAGGGCAGAGGAAGCAGTCAAGGGCAAGCCGGGTTGGTTCGGTTCGGGCAAGGACGTGATAGATTGGCCAAGCAGGGCCGAGCGAGTAAAGAATGTGTTCAAGATATCGTATGCAGGCTACGAGAAATATGGCTGGG GCTACGATGAGTATCATCCTGTGAGCCACAGTGGGAAATTCATGACGCCGAATGGCCTTGGATGGATTATTGTTGATGCTCTGGATACCATGATGATCATGAATCTCACGACGGAATTGACGCATGCTCGGCAATGGGTGAACTCGAACCTTACATACGACCAGGATCATGACGTGAACACTTTCGAAACCACGATCCGAATGCTGGGAGGTCTCCTGTCAGCCCACTACTTGAGCACTAAGTTTCCCGGGCAGTATGCGCCCGTGAATGACGGTCTCAGCGACGATATGTATGTCGAGAAGGCTACCGATCTAGCCGATCGGCTGCTGGGTGCGTACGAGACACAGTCAGGCGTGCCGCTAGCAAGCGTCAATCTACGCACAATGCAAGGCATCCCATCTCATGCAGACGGTGGTGCGTCATCGACAGCAGAAGCAACAAGTCTTCAGCTCGAGATGAAGTATCTGGCTAAGCTAACGGGTGAGGCGCACTATTGGGAGAAGGCTGAAAGAGTCATGAAAGTGGTCGACGACCAACAGCCTACGGATGGTCTTGTGCCAATCTTCATCTACGCTGATCAAGGCACATTCCGTGGTGACAACATTCGTCTTGGTAGCAGAGGCGACAGCTATTATGAGTATCTCATCAAGCAGCATCTGCAGACCTCAGAGCCGGTGTATGAAGCCATGTGGAACGAAAGCTTGGCCGGTGTAAAGAAGCATCTGATCACCTACAGCCATCCAAACAACTTTACTGTCCTTGCCGAGCGCCCGAACGGTCTGACCAAAGACATTGATCCGAAGATGGATCATTTGGTCTGCTTCTTGCCAGGAACGATTGCTCTTGCGACTACTGGAGGGCAATCGATTGCTGAGGCGAAGAAGCAGTCAAATTGGTCAAAGCAGCAGGAGGAGGACATGAACCTGGCTCGCGAGCTCACCAGGACGTGCATGGGAATGTATCAGACCGAGACCGGCCTTGCGCCAGAGATTGCGCACTTTCACATCCACGACCCGCCGCTCATGTATGAAGACTACAAGCCGTTTGAGAAGCCACAGAGTCCAAACTACTGGACGAGGTGTAAGAACAATCTTTGCACCGAGGTGGTGAAATCTACCGAGAAGGACTTTGTGTTCAAGGCCCAGGACAACCATAATCTACAGCGACCTGAGACTGTCGAGAGTTTATTCTACATGTGGCGGATCACGGGCGATGAGACGTACCGCAACTGGGGATGGCAAATGTTCCAGGCGTTCGTCAAGCACACTGCTGTCGACGATGGCGAGGGCTTCTCGTCGATTTCGGACGTCAGGCAAATTCCAGTCCATTTCCGTGACAACATGGAATCATTCTGGCTG GCTGAGACGTTGAAATACTTCTACCTCCTCTTCTCAGACGAGGCAATTCTACCTCTGACAGACGTCGTCTTCAACACAGAAGCACATCCATTCCCACGCTTCGAGATGGGCAAGCTCTTCAAGACCGGCTGGCAGCGAAGAAAGGATGGCGCGGCATCTGCGAGCCAGGAGGCTAAGCCTGACAACCACGGTGGCGAGATGAAGATTCAGACGATTCTGGTCACTCATACAGTAGAGCAGGAGGTCGCGACCAAGATTGCCCTTGGCGATAACCAAACGCCGGCACCAGCTGGAGGTGAGGTGGCCGGCGCGAACGCTCTCGTTAATGAAGCGGCTGCGCCTTGA
- a CDS encoding putative 4-coumarate--CoA ligase 1 has product MPSSSTYPPLDIPNVGLWDFMFERKNRDFPDDKVIYVDPYTNRSYTYAETKQTATDFGKGLKGFWDWQKGDVLALYTPNCIDTPAITWGVHFAGGIVSPANPGYTEDELAYQLKDSGAKALLTQLPQLDIAVRAAKKAGIPDDRIALVGDERHPSGKYKHFTNVRNISGTQRFRRAKVNPDTDLAFLVYSSGTTGLPKGVMLSHRNIVANTLQITTGEAPLTWQKDSVLAFLPFFHIYGLTCLIHQSFYRGLKCVVMPKFDLEKWCKIVQDHKITMSYVVPPVVLGLTKHPLVDKFDLSSLRMMNSGAAPLTKDLVEATYKRIKVPIKQGYGLSETSPTTHTQLWEDWQTTIGSVGILLPGMTAKYMSPEEKELPQGEVGELWLHGPNVFKGYLNNPEGTKNALTEDGYFKTGDVGYQDKNGNFYITDRVKELIKYKGFQVPPAELEGYLAAHDKIDDVAVLGVFKEELATEVPLAYVVPKAGVEPGPKLEKEIVDWIAKKVANHKKLRGGVKFTNEIPKSAAGKILRRMLKVKHQEEEVKALAPPKAKL; this is encoded by the exons ATGCCTTCTTCCTCGACCTACCCACCTCTTGACATCCCCAATGTCGGACTATGGGACTTCATGTTTGAGAGGAAGAACAGAGACTTTCCAGACGATAAGG TCATTTACGTCGACCCATACACGAACCGCTCCTACACCTACGCCGAAACAAAGCAGACAGCGACCGACTTTGGCAAGGGATTGAAAGGCTTTTGGGATTGGCAGAAGGGCGATGTGCTAGCACTCTATACACCAAATTGCATCGACACACCAGCCATCACATGGGGAGTACATTTCGCTGGAGGCATTGTCTCGCCTGCCAACCCGGGATATACAGAAGATGAGCTGGCATATCAGCTGAAGGACAGTGGTGCAAAAGCTCTCTTGACGCAGCTGCCGCAGCTCGATATCGCAGTAAGAGCGGCGAAGAAGGCCGGCATACCAGATGACCGCATTGCATTGGTCGGCGACGAGAGACATCCGAGCGGCAAGTACAAGCACTTCACCAATGTGCGAAACATCTCCGGCACCCAGCGGTTCCGCCGAGCCAAGGTCAACCCAGACACGGACCTTGCATTCCTCGTATACTCATCTGGCACAACTGGTCTGCCCAAGGGCGTCATGCTGAGCCATCGCAACATCGTTGCCAACACGCTGCAGATCACAACCGGAGAGGCGCCTCTGACATGGCAGAAGGACTCCGTCCTGGCATTCTTACCGTTTTTCCACATCTACGGCTTGACTTGCTTGATTCACCAATCCTTCTACCGTGGCCTCAAGTGTGTTGTCATGCCCAAGTTCGACCTCGAGAAATGGTGCAAGATCGTCCAAGACCACAAGATTACAATGTCATACGTTGTTCCTCCCGTTGTCCTCGGTCTGACAAAGCACCCACTCGTCGACAAATTCGACCTCTCTTCCCTCCGCATGATGAACTCTGGCGCCGCTCCTCTGACCAAAGACCTCGTAGAAGCAACCTACAAACGCATCAAAGTCCCCATCAAGCAAGGCTACGGTCTCTCAGAAACCAGTCCGACCACACACACCCAGCTCTGGGAAGACTGGCAGACCACGATTGGCAGTGTGGGAATTCTCCTGCCTGGTATGACGGCGAAGTATATGTCCCCAGAAGAGAAGGAACTACCACAAGGCGAAGTCGGCGAGCTCTGGCTTCACGGTCCTAACGTCTTCAAGGGCTACCTAAACAACCCCGAAGGCACCAAGAACGCTCTCACAGAAGACGGCTACTTCAAGACCGGCGACGTCGGCTACCAAGATAAGAATGGAAACTTCTACATCACAGATCGTGTCAAGGAGCTCATCAAATACAAAGGATTCCAGGTTCCACCTGCAGAACTCGAAGGCTACCTCGCCGCGCACGATAAGATCGATGATGTAGCAGTTCTCGGTGTGTTCAAAGAGGAGCTGGCTACGGAAGTGCCTTTGGCATATGTCGTGCCCAAGGCAGGCGTCGAGCCAGGACCAAAGTTAGAGAAGGAGATTGTGGACTGGATTGCCAAGAAGGTGGCGAATCACAAAAAGCTTCGAGGTGGAGTGAAGTTCACGAATGAGATCCCGAAGAGTGCGGCAGGGAAGATTTTGAGGCGGATGCTGAAGGTGAAGCACCAGGAGGAGGAAGTGAAGGCGTTGGCGCCGCCAAAGGCGAAGTTGTAA